The Brassica rapa cultivar Chiifu-401-42 unplaced genomic scaffold, CAAS_Brap_v3.01 Scaffold0745, whole genome shotgun sequence genome has a window encoding:
- the LOC117130948 gene encoding uncharacterized protein LOC117130948, with the protein MERREQDQVFGLLLTLDPPFNDVIKHMLRMPSLPSMEEVCAQLQKDEGSLGLFGSKGDVALANKAEEGAQANRAAYKTDERKYGDERRFGGNCDHCKKPGHKRSQCWILHPHLKPAKFNKDREARANLSTEASEAGPSGAGSSAQVGESAGKAMATHYTAAKSLEHEVIRKSDIDALIKALKESGY; encoded by the exons atggagaggagggaacaggatcaggtgtttgggttgctgtTGACGTTGGATCCTCCgttcaatgatgtgatcaaaCACATGCTGAGGATGCCAAGtcttccatccatggaggaagtgtgtgcacAGCTTCAGAAGGATGAAGGGTCTCTTGGTCTCTTCGGAAGCAAGGGAGACGTAGCTCTAGccaacaaggctgaggaaggagcgCAAGCTAACCGTGCAGCATACAAAACTGATGAGAGGAAGTATGGTGATGAGAGGAGGTTTGGaggcaactgtgatcactgcaagaagccgggacacaagaggagccagtgctggatccttcatccccatctcaagccggccaagttcaacaaggatcgaGAAGCCAGAGCTAACCTGTCTACTGAAGCAAGTGAAGCCGGTCCATCAGGAGCAGGCTCAAGTGCACAAGTGGGTGAAAGCGCAGGCAAGGCAATGGCAACTCACTACACGGCCGCAAAGAGTTTGGAGCATGAAGTGATCCGCAAATCTGACattgatgccctcatcaaagctcttaaggagtctg gatattga